One window of the Equus caballus isolate H_3958 breed thoroughbred chromosome 2, TB-T2T, whole genome shotgun sequence genome contains the following:
- the MARCKSL1 gene encoding MARCKS-related protein, translated as MGSQSSKAPRGDVTAEEAAGASAAKANGQENGHVKSNGDLSPKGEGESPPVNGTEEAAGATGDAIEPAPPSQGAEAKGEAAPKETPKKKKKFSFKKPFKLSGLSFKRNRKEGGGDSSASSPTEEEQEQGEIGACSEEGTAQEGKAVTTPEIQEPQAKGAEASAASKGGDAEEEAGPQAAEQSTPSGPESGPTPASEENE; from the exons ATGGGCAGCCAGAGCTCCAAGGCTCCCCGGGGCGACGTGACCGCCGAGGAGGCAGCAGGCGCCTCCGCCGCTAAGGCCAACGGACAG GAGAATGGCCACGTGAAAAGCAATGGAGATCTATCCCCCAAGGGTGAAGGGGAGTCGCCCCCCGTGAACGGAACAGAGGAAGCAGCTGGGGCCACAGGCGATGCCATCGAGCCAGCACCCCCTAGCCAGGGCGCTGAGGCCAAGGGGGAGGCCGCCCCCAAGGAGACccccaagaagaagaagaaattctcttTCAAGAAGCCTTTCAAATTGAGTGGCCTGTCCTTCAAGAGAAATCggaaggagggtgggggtgactcctctgcctcctcacccacagaggaagagcaggagcaGGGGGAGATTGGTGCCTGCAGCGAGGAAGGCACTGCCCAGGAAGGGAAGGCTGTTACCACCCCCGAGATCCAAGAGCCCCAGGCCAAGGGGGCAGAGGCTAGTGCTGCCTCCAAGGGAGGAGACGCGGAAGAGGAGGCAGGGCCCCAGGCTGCAGAGCAGTCCACTCCCTCGGGGCCAGAGAGTGGCCCTACACCGGCCAGCGAGGAGAATGAGTAg